A genomic segment from Drosophila miranda strain MSH22 chromosome 3, D.miranda_PacBio2.1, whole genome shotgun sequence encodes:
- the LOC108158893 gene encoding WD repeat-containing protein 47, protein MNSEAKDLDLRKGDAERPHFEAVTTLCDSQAIRSVDFHPNGKLYAVGSNSKTFRICQYPQLSKLRNGQQTTVYPPSVLCKRTKHHRGSIYCTCWSRDGEIIATGSNDKTIKYMRFNNDTNQLVGHEMELNMHDGTVRDMCFLDDSSTKSRLLVSGGAGDCKIYITDCVSGTPFQAFSGHSGHILSLFSWNNAMFVSGSQDQTIRFWDLRVNVSVNTLEHERKDNTLGNSAVTAVCVDPTGRLLVSGHADSSCVLYDIRGNRPIQRFYPHSAEIRCVRFSPSAYYMLTCSYDNSVKLTDLQGDLAHELSSVVVAEHKDKAITIRWHPTEFSFISTSADKTATLWALPPS, encoded by the exons ATGAATTCTGAAGCTAAGGACTTGGATTTAAGAAAG GGCGATGCAGAACGGCCACACTTCGAAGCAGTTACAACTTTGTGCGACTCGCAGGCGATTCGGAGTGTCGATTTTCATCCGAATGGAAAGTTGTACGCGGTGGGCTCCAATTCAAAGACTTTTCGGATCTGTCAGTATCCACAACTTTCCAAGCTAAG AAATGGGCAGCAGACCACCGTGTATCCACCGTCAGTTCTGTGCAAGCGGACGAAGCACCATCGAGGATCAATATACTGCACTTGCTGGTCCAGAGATGGAGAGATCATTGCCACAGGATCAAACGACAAAACAATCAAGTATATGAGATTTAACAACGATACAAATCAGCTGGTGGGGCACGAGATGGAGCTGAATATGCACGATGGAACTGTTCGCGACATGTGCTTCCTTGACGACTCTTCCACGAAGTCACGACTCTTAGTGAGCGGTGGCGCTGGGGACTGCAAGATCTACATTACCGACTGTGTTTCAGGAACCCCGTTCCAGGCGTTCAGTGGCCATTCCGGTCATATTTTGTCCCTGTTTAGCTGGAATAATGCAATGTTCGTATCCGGATCACAG GATCAAACGATACGCTTTTGGGATCTTCGAGTAAATGTTTCGGTAAACACCTTAGAGCATGAGCGTAAGGATAACACACTGGGAAACTCTGCTGTGACAGCAGTCTGCGTTGATCCGACAGGCAGGCTTCTCGTATCCGGGCATGCGGATAGCTCGTGCGTACTATATGACATCCGTGGAAATCGGCCAATACAGCGGTTTTATCCTCACAGCGCTGAAATAAG GTGCGTTCGGTTTTCTCCCTCCGCTTATTACATGCTGACTTGCAGCTACGACAATTCGGTCAAGCTTACAGATCTGCAAGGTGATCTGGCACATGAGCTATCCTCCGTGGTGGTGGCAGAGCATAAAGATAAAGCAATTACCATTCGATGGCATCCAACAGAATTTTCATTCATCTCAACATCCGCGGACAAAACTGCCACATTATGGGCCTTACCTCCCTCGTAA